One genomic segment of Desertifilum tharense IPPAS B-1220 includes these proteins:
- a CDS encoding S-layer homology domain-containing protein encodes MLSRFLSSAIVVVAPALVYTMPATVARESVPAPVTSIGQVKDVSRNDPYYEALRSLIEQYQLNLTYADGTFRGNQALTRADFVVYLHQVLENLEVLPLSNAHSLPAATAQARDIQPTDFYYEALQELVENYGLTFNLIQGEFRPRRAITKGEATRYLYQVFGYPEGSMNNVLSLRRGEFVIELYQALRRLERPSEVTESNVPNSGF; translated from the coding sequence ATGCTCTCTCGATTTTTAAGTTCTGCGATTGTTGTGGTTGCTCCGGCTTTAGTCTATACAATGCCTGCAACGGTGGCGAGGGAAAGCGTTCCCGCACCCGTCACTTCAATTGGGCAAGTCAAGGATGTTTCGCGGAACGATCCGTATTATGAGGCATTGCGATCGCTCATTGAGCAATATCAGCTTAACCTCACTTATGCAGATGGGACTTTTCGCGGCAATCAAGCGCTGACGCGAGCAGATTTTGTTGTTTATTTACATCAAGTTCTAGAGAATTTAGAGGTTTTGCCCCTAAGCAACGCTCATTCGCTTCCGGCTGCGACTGCTCAAGCACGCGATATTCAACCCACTGATTTTTACTATGAAGCCTTACAAGAATTAGTCGAAAACTATGGGCTAACATTTAATCTCATTCAAGGAGAGTTTCGCCCCAGACGCGCCATTACCAAAGGAGAAGCAACCCGATATTTATATCAGGTTTTTGGCTACCCCGAAGGCTCGATGAATAATGTTCTTTCACTCAGACGGGGAGAGTTTGTCATTGAACTCTACCAAGCTTTACGTCGGTTAGAAAGACCTTCTGAGGTTACGGAGTCGAATGTACCAAACTCAGGGTTCTAG
- a CDS encoding phosphatidylserine/phosphatidylglycerophosphate/cardiolipin synthase family protein has product MTEKSQNPSIRKFIRDKLFGEIGVGLVTLFAFLSAALYLNGAFRQEAEYRLDNVPPLDDPRFSRMVTGLSNGVPTSGEITGFWVEADAIYAARNAAIRQAQQLILFETYFMTPGDRADEFAQALIERAQAGVRIQMIVDAHGTGEIPDEYWQRLRDVGVELRFFREFDWRAPLEYNSRTHRKLLIIDGQRALIGGAGVSDYWDGDPKFGDTAPWLEFEVAYEGQVVDLLEGQFLQNWIYTGGDLSLEVTEITATQVEGERMYIHKDTSTLSESDMRTLFKLSFLAARDRVWIGSPYFVPETSTRQAMIQAQQNGADVRVLTVSEKNDKPFVRYAARQLYGDLLAAGVQVCEYQPSMMHAKVMLIDGSWASTGSANFDPRSYFHNDELNVSTRSPQLVENLESFFAQAWENSHCLTLEEWRDRPLTERIQGRLALLFKPLL; this is encoded by the coding sequence ATGACAGAAAAATCCCAAAACCCTTCAATCCGCAAATTTATTCGCGATAAACTATTTGGCGAGATCGGCGTTGGACTGGTTACACTCTTTGCCTTTCTATCCGCAGCGCTGTATCTGAATGGCGCATTTCGCCAAGAAGCGGAGTATCGTTTAGATAATGTTCCCCCGCTAGACGATCCGCGTTTCTCTCGGATGGTGACAGGCTTATCGAACGGAGTTCCGACTAGCGGAGAGATTACCGGGTTTTGGGTAGAAGCCGATGCCATTTATGCAGCCCGGAATGCAGCCATTCGCCAAGCGCAGCAGTTAATCCTGTTTGAAACCTATTTTATGACTCCCGGCGATCGCGCTGACGAGTTTGCCCAAGCCCTGATCGAACGGGCGCAAGCCGGCGTTAGAATTCAAATGATTGTAGATGCCCACGGAACCGGAGAGATCCCCGATGAATATTGGCAGCGGTTGCGAGATGTAGGCGTAGAATTGCGGTTTTTCCGGGAATTTGACTGGCGCGCCCCTTTAGAATATAACTCTCGCACCCACCGCAAATTGTTAATTATTGACGGTCAGCGAGCGTTAATTGGCGGCGCAGGCGTTTCTGACTATTGGGATGGCGATCCTAAATTTGGCGATACTGCACCCTGGTTAGAGTTTGAAGTCGCCTATGAAGGGCAAGTTGTCGATCTACTAGAAGGGCAATTTCTGCAAAACTGGATTTATACAGGGGGCGATCTCAGTTTAGAAGTAACTGAGATTACAGCGACTCAGGTCGAAGGGGAACGGATGTATATCCATAAAGATACCTCGACCTTAAGCGAGTCGGATATGCGGACGTTATTTAAACTTAGCTTTCTGGCTGCCCGCGATCGCGTTTGGATTGGTAGCCCCTATTTTGTCCCCGAAACCAGTACCCGCCAAGCGATGATTCAAGCCCAACAAAATGGCGCAGATGTGCGGGTGTTAACCGTTAGCGAAAAAAATGATAAGCCATTTGTCCGCTACGCCGCCCGTCAACTCTATGGCGACCTATTGGCAGCAGGCGTCCAGGTGTGCGAATATCAACCGAGTATGATGCACGCCAAAGTGATGCTGATTGATGGCAGTTGGGCGAGTACCGGAAGTGCAAATTTTGACCCCCGCAGCTATTTCCACAACGATGAGTTAAATGTATCGACTCGCAGCCCTCAGTTGGTGGAAAACTTAGAATCCTTTTTTGCCCAAGCTTGGGAAAATAGCCATTGTCTCACATTAGAAGAATGGCGCGATCGCCCCTTAACTGAAAGAATTCAAGGGCGTTTGGCACTCCTGTTTAAGCCTTTGTTATAA
- a CDS encoding 3'(2'),5'-bisphosphate nucleotidase CysQ, with protein MQNLSDITAIARSVAWGAVDILRAYYRGETLAVEQKKEGPVTAADIAVNRYILDRFKAELGDRDFGYLSEETYKGSQAVIEKPGVWIIDPLDGTRDFIEKTGEYAIHLALIENHRPILSVVALPESDKVYWALRGKGTWVSTRTGQTDPVQVSSKTAIADLGLVASRTHRDNRLDAILAKLPTKDTQFVGSVGCKIVTIVEQHADIYISLSGKSAPKDWDMAAPELILTEAGGKMTHADGSPLQYNTGDVSQWGCIVASNGHCHAEICQRAIATLAEFE; from the coding sequence ATGCAAAACTTATCAGATATTACTGCGATCGCGCGTTCGGTGGCTTGGGGGGCGGTTGATATCCTTCGTGCCTACTATCGCGGCGAAACCTTGGCGGTAGAACAGAAAAAAGAAGGGCCCGTCACGGCTGCGGATATAGCAGTGAATCGCTATATCTTAGACCGATTTAAGGCCGAATTAGGCGATCGCGATTTTGGCTACCTCAGCGAAGAAACCTATAAAGGTAGCCAAGCCGTTATCGAAAAACCAGGCGTTTGGATTATCGATCCCCTTGATGGTACGCGGGATTTTATCGAGAAAACCGGAGAATATGCCATCCACTTAGCGCTGATTGAAAACCACCGTCCGATCCTCTCCGTGGTCGCCTTACCAGAATCTGATAAGGTGTACTGGGCGCTTAGAGGCAAAGGGACCTGGGTTAGCACGCGTACCGGACAAACCGACCCCGTACAAGTATCCTCTAAAACTGCGATCGCCGATCTCGGTCTAGTCGCCTCTCGCACTCACCGAGATAACCGTCTTGATGCCATTTTGGCAAAACTTCCGACTAAAGATACTCAATTTGTCGGTAGCGTTGGCTGTAAAATCGTCACCATTGTCGAACAGCACGCTGATATTTATATTTCCCTTTCTGGGAAATCTGCCCCCAAAGACTGGGATATGGCAGCCCCCGAACTGATTTTGACCGAAGCCGGTGGCAAAATGACCCACGCAGACGGCTCGCCTCTACAATACAATACCGGAGACGTGAGTCAGTGGGGTTGCATTGTTGCCAGTAACGGGCATTGTCATGCAGAAATCTGTCAGCGTGCAATTGCAACACTGGCTGAATTTGAGTAA